The segment TGGGTGTTCGAGATCGTCCAGCGCTACAACGGCTCGATCTCTGCCGAGCATGGCGTGGGCATGACCAAGCGTGACTACCTGGGTTACAGCCGTTCGCCTGAAGAAATCGCCTGCATGAAGGCGATAAAGGCCGTCTTCGACCCTAACGGCATCATGAATCCGGGTAAGATCTTCGCTCCCGAATAAAAGCAGTATTCACAGGAGTCGGCCATGAGTTACCAGCACCAGTACGTAGACGGTACCCGCATCCACTTCCCGTTGGGCAAGGTGGTGTGCATCGGCCGCAACTATGCCGAACATGCCAAGGAACTGAACAACCCGATCCCCGCCGAGCCGCTGCTGTTCATCAAGCCCGGCAGCTGCGTGGTGCCGCTGGAAGGCGGCTTCAAGATCCCGACCGACCGTGGCTCGGTGCATTACGAGGCCGAAATCGCCGTGCTGCTGGGCAAGCCGCTGTCGACCAAGCCCACCGAAGAAGAAGTGCTGGACGCGATTTCCGGCTACGCCCCGGCGCTGGACCTGACCCTGCGCGACCTGCAGAGCAAACTGAAGGAAAAGGGCCTGCCGTGGGAGCTGTGCAAAAGCTTTGACGGTGCCTGCGTGCTGCCGCCGTTCGTGTCGGCCGCCTCGTTCGAAGATGTCACCGATATTCCGGTGCGCCTGAGCATCAACGGCGAAGTGCGCCAGGACGGCAACAGCGCAATGATGCTCAACCCCATCGTGCCGATCATCCAGTACATGGCGGCGTGTTTCTCGCTGCAGGCGGGCGATGTGATCCTCACCGGCACACCGGCCGGCGTGGGCCCGTTCAACGTGGGTGACGAGCTGGTGCTGGAACTTCCCGGCGTCTGCCGGTTCGAAAGCCGCGTGCTCTGATCCTGAAGCGGCGATGGCCTTGCAGCCATCGCCGTGCCGCCGCGCCGGCGGCATTTGCCGTTTTTTTCACAAATGATTCGGATAATGCGCAACTCTGTGCCCATTCGCCGACGTTAGGAAGACATCACGGCAAACTGACAGGATCCCTTGATGGTCATCCCCACTGCTGCGCCCCATTCACCTGCTCCCAAACGCAAGCTTTGGCTGCGCTGGCCTGTCTGGCTGGGCGTCTTGGCGGTAGTCGCCTATGGCGTCGCCGTGGCCATGCACTGGGACGATCGCGGGTTGCTGTGGCTCAAGGAGCGTTTTGAAAGCACCGCAGTGCGCCAGGACAGCATCTGGCTACCGGATTACGTGGTGGACATCGACGCCAAACCGCTGCCGGGCATGGAGCGGGATGAAGCCTCTGACCTGTCGTTCAACCCGCATACCCGTACCCTGTTCGCGGTGATGGGCAAGCACCCCTTCCTCACCGAGCTCGACCTCGACGGCAACGTGCTGCGCAAGATCCCGCTGGAGGGCTGGGCCAACCCGGAAGCCGTGGCGGTGATGGAAGACGGCCTGATCGGCATTGTCGACGAGCGCCAGCACGACCTGGTGATGGTCAAGGTCGATGCCAACACCACCTCGCTCAAGCGCAGCGACTACCAAGGGTTCGAGCTTGGTGATGCCAGCAAGGACAACAAGGGCTTCGAAGGCCTTGCCTGGGACTCCATGCGCCAGCGCCTGCTGATAGGCGAAGAGCGCCCGCCCAAGCTGTACGCCTGGAGCAGCGACGGGCGCAGCCCGCTCAAGGGCGACAAACAAGCCCTGCCCAGCGACCAGCTGGACCTGCGCAACCTGTCGGCGCTGGCGGTCGACCCGCGCACCGGCCACCTGCTGGCGCTGTCGGCCGATTCGAACATGCTGCTGGAACTCGACGAGAAGGGCGACCAGGTCAGCTTCATGGTCCTGCTGGGTGGCTTCAACGGCCTCAAGGCCGGTATCCCGCGTGCCGAGGGGGTGACCATGGACGACCAGGGCAACCTGTATTTCGTCAGCGAACCCAACCTGTTCTATCGCTTCAGAAAGAACTGACAAAACTGCCAGTTGTTTCCCACCCAGACTTTAAGGTTTGCTTCAGTTGTAGATGGTTAGATTCGCACTCATTCTGTCGAGCCTGCCCTGATGCGCCGAAGCTACCGCCTGATTGCTGCTGCCCTGTTGTTTTCAACCCTGACCCTGCTAGGCGTGGTGGGGCATGAATTTCGCCTGTTCGAGCGTGGCTGGTTCAACCTCAAGGCCTGGTGGCAGCCGAGCGAGCAGGGCATTGGCCTGGACCGCTATCGGGTAACGCTCGAGGCGCAGCCCATCGACGGGCTGCATGACGATGTCTCGGCACTGACCTACGACCCTGACCGCAAGACCCTGTTCACCGTGACCAACTCCAGCCCCGAGCTGGTCGAGCTGTCGCTGGAAGGGCGCATTCTGCGGCGCGTGCCGCTGACCGGCTTCGGCGACCCCGAGGCGGTGGAATACGTGGGGCCGAACAGTTACGTGATCACTGACGAGCGCCAACAGCGGCTGATTCGTGTGCGCCTGAACGACAGCACGCTGTTCCTCGATGCCGCCGACGCCGAGCAACTCACCCTGGGCATCGGCCTGAACGGCAACAAGGGCTTCGAAGGGCTGGCCTACGACTCGGCGGGCCAGCGCCTGTTCGTGGCCAAGGAGCGCGACCCGATGCTGATCTACGAGGTGCACGGTTTCCCGCACACCAACCCCGAGCAGCCGTATGCCGTGCATGTAGTGCAGGACCGCAAGCGTGATGGGCGGCTATTCGTGCGCGACTTGTCGAGCCTGCAGTACGACGAGCGCAGCGGGCATCTGCTGGCCTTGTCGGATGAATCGCGCCTGGTGGTGGAGCTGGATGTCGAGGGCCGGCCGCTGAGCACCTTGTCGTTGCGCAAGGGTTTCCAAGGGCTCAAGCAGACCGTGCCCCAGGCCGAGGGCCTGGCCATGGACGAGGCGGGCAGGTTGTACCTGGTGAGCGAGCCGAACCTGTTCTATGTGTTCGAAAAGCCGGCGGATTGAGCGCTGCCCCGGTGGGAGCGGCCTTGTGTCGCGATGGGCTGCAAGGCAGCCCCGGCGATCCTGCATGATGCTGAAATCCTGGGGCTGCTCCGCAGCCCATCGCGACACAAGGCCGCTCCCACAGGGTAAAGCAGCCCTGGGAGTATTTACTCGGCCTTGAGCGTCTTCACGCCTTCGGCGGTACCCAGCAGCAGCACATCGGCCGGACGGGCGGCGAACAGGCCGTTGGTGACCACGCCGACAATGGCGTTGATCTGCGCCTCGAGCTCCACCGGGTTGGTGATCTGCAGGTTGTGCACGTCCAGGATCACGTTGCCGTTGTCGGTCAGCACGCCCTCGCGGTACACCGGGTCGCCGCCCAGCTTGACCAACTGGCGCGCCACGTGGCTGCGGGCCATGGGGATCACCTCGACCGGCAGCGCGAAGGCGCCCAGCACCGGCACCAGTTTGCTGGCGTCGGCGATGCAGATGAAGGTCTTGGCCACTGCCGCGACGATCTTCTCGCGGGTCAGGGCTGCACCGCCGCCCTTGATCAGGTTCAGGTGCGCGTCGCTCTCGTCGGCGCCGTCCACGTAGAACTCCAGCTCGCTGACGCTGTTCAGCTCGTACACCGGGATGCCATGGCCCTTCAGGCGCTGGGCGGTGGCCTCGGAGCTGGCCACGGCGCCGTCGAAGGCGGTCTTGTGCTGGGCCAGGGCGTCGATGAAGAAGTTGGCGGTGGAACCGGTGCCGACGCCGACGACGCTTTTTTCATCCAGCTTGGGGAGGATGAGGTCGACAGCGGCCTGGGCGACGGCCTGTTTCAGTTGGTCCTGGGTCATGCGGGCTCCGGGAAGGGGCAGGGCGAGTTTCAAAGTCGCCTAGTATAACGGCTCGCGCGGCTTTGCTGTGGTCGCCCGACAGCCCGCTGCGGTAGACTCCCAGCCCTTGTCCCGCGGCCCAGTGATGCTTTCCCGATGCTCGAACAGTACGTCAAGAAGATCCTCACCTCGCGCGTCTACGACGTTGCCGTCGAAACCCCGCTGCACAGCGCCGGGCAACTGAGCAAGCGCCTGGGCAACAGCGTGCTGCTCAAGCGCGAAGACCTGCAGCCGGTGTTCTCGTTCAAGATCCGCGGGGCGTACAACAAGCTGGCGCAGCTCAGTGCCGAGGAGCTGGCCCGCGGCGTGGTCACGGCTTCTGCCGGCAACCACGCCCAGGGCCTGGCCCTGGCAGCGCGGGAACTGGGCATCAAGGCCACCATCGTGATGCCCAAGACCACCCCCGAGATCAAGATCGAAGGCGTGCGTTCGCGCGGCGGCAAGGTGGTGCTGCACGGCGACTCGTTCCCCGAGGCGCTGGCCTACTCGCTGAAACTGGTCGACGAAAAGGGCTTCGTCTACATCCACCCCTATGACGACCCGCACACCATCGCCGGCCAAGGCACCGTGGCCATGGAGATCCTGCGCCAGCACCCGGGCCGGCTGGACGCGATCTTCGTGCCGGTGGGCGGCGGCGGCTTGATTGCCGGCATCGCCGCCTACGTGAAATACCTGCGCCCGGAAATCAAGGTGATCGGCGTCGAGCCGGACGACTCCAACTGCCTGCAGGCCGCGCTGGCTGCCGGTGAGCGGGTGGTGCTGCCGCAGGTCGGGCTGTTCGCCGACGGCGTGGCGGTGGCGCAGATCGGCCAGCACACCTTCGATATCTGCCGCCATCATGTGGATGAGGTGATCACCGTCAGCACTGACGAGATCTGCGCGGCTATCAAGGATATCTACGACGATACCCGCTCGATCACCGAACCTGCCGGCGCACTGGGCGTGGCGGGCATCAAGAAGTACGTCGAGCTCAAGGGCGTGACCGGGCAAACCCTGGTGGCCATCGATTCGGGTGCCAACGTCAATTTCGACCGCCTGCGCCATGTGGCCGAGCGTGCCGAACTGGGCGAGAAGCGCGAAGCGATCATCGCCGTGACCATCCCCGAGCGCCCGGGCAGCTTCAAGGCGTTCTGCGAGGCCATCGGCAAGCGCCAGATCACCGAATTCAACTACCGCAAGCACACCTCGGACGAAGCCCACATTTTCGTCGGCGTGCAGACCCACCCGGAAAACGACCCGCGTGCGTTGCTGGTGCAGCAACTGACCGAACAGGACTTCCCGGTAACCGACCTGACCGACAACGAACTGGCCAAGTTGCACATCCGCCACATGGTCGGCGGCCATTCGGCCGGGGCCAGCGACGAGATAGTGCTGCGCTTCGAGTTCCCCGAGCGGCCGGGGGCGTTGTTCAACTTCCTCAACAAGCTGGGTGGGCGCTGGAACATCTCGATGTTCCACTACCGCAACCATGGCGCCGCCGATGGCCGCGTGGTGGCGGGGTTGCAGGTGCCGGAGGAAGAACGCCACCTGGTGCCGGCGGCGCTGGCCAAGATCGGTTACCCGTATTGGGACGAGACCGAGAACCCGGCTTACAAGCTATTCTTGGGCTGATGGCGCCAGCGCCGGCAAGCCGGCTCCTACAGGTTATTCGCGGGCATCAAGGCCTGTGCGGTACCTGTGGGAGCGGGCTTGCCCGCGAAGAAGCTGCTGCAAAAAGGCCTGCTTAAGGACAACCAAGACATGGAACACCTGACCACCCTGAAAACCCTGCACATCCTCGCCACCGCCATCCTGCTGCTCAGCGCCCTGGGCCTGGCCATCTGGACCGTGCTGGCCAAGCGCAAGGGCGACAGCGAGGCCTACGCCAAGCTGCTGCGCCGGCCGCTGGTGTTCGTCTGGCTACTGATGGGGCTGTGCCTGCTGAGCATGCCGTTCACCGGCTGGTGGCTGGTGCACCTGGTCGGCTGGCCGCTGGGGCAGACCTGGGTGCTGGCCTCCAGCGTCATCTATACCTTCGGCGCCTTCGCCGTGTGGTGGCTGC is part of the Pseudomonas fakonensis genome and harbors:
- a CDS encoding SdiA-regulated domain-containing protein codes for the protein MVIPTAAPHSPAPKRKLWLRWPVWLGVLAVVAYGVAVAMHWDDRGLLWLKERFESTAVRQDSIWLPDYVVDIDAKPLPGMERDEASDLSFNPHTRTLFAVMGKHPFLTELDLDGNVLRKIPLEGWANPEAVAVMEDGLIGIVDERQHDLVMVKVDANTTSLKRSDYQGFELGDASKDNKGFEGLAWDSMRQRLLIGEERPPKLYAWSSDGRSPLKGDKQALPSDQLDLRNLSALAVDPRTGHLLALSADSNMLLELDEKGDQVSFMVLLGGFNGLKAGIPRAEGVTMDDQGNLYFVSEPNLFYRFRKN
- a CDS encoding SdiA-regulated domain-containing protein; translation: MRRSYRLIAAALLFSTLTLLGVVGHEFRLFERGWFNLKAWWQPSEQGIGLDRYRVTLEAQPIDGLHDDVSALTYDPDRKTLFTVTNSSPELVELSLEGRILRRVPLTGFGDPEAVEYVGPNSYVITDERQQRLIRVRLNDSTLFLDAADAEQLTLGIGLNGNKGFEGLAYDSAGQRLFVAKERDPMLIYEVHGFPHTNPEQPYAVHVVQDRKRDGRLFVRDLSSLQYDERSGHLLALSDESRLVVELDVEGRPLSTLSLRKGFQGLKQTVPQAEGLAMDEAGRLYLVSEPNLFYVFEKPAD
- a CDS encoding fumarylacetoacetate hydrolase family protein, with translation MSYQHQYVDGTRIHFPLGKVVCIGRNYAEHAKELNNPIPAEPLLFIKPGSCVVPLEGGFKIPTDRGSVHYEAEIAVLLGKPLSTKPTEEEVLDAISGYAPALDLTLRDLQSKLKEKGLPWELCKSFDGACVLPPFVSAASFEDVTDIPVRLSINGEVRQDGNSAMMLNPIVPIIQYMAACFSLQAGDVILTGTPAGVGPFNVGDELVLELPGVCRFESRVL
- a CDS encoding DUF2269 domain-containing protein — encoded protein: MEHLTTLKTLHILATAILLLSALGLAIWTVLAKRKGDSEAYAKLLRRPLVFVWLLMGLCLLSMPFTGWWLVHLVGWPLGQTWVLASSVIYTFGAFAVWWLLVRLNRLRKAELVGLKFTLALAVFSGVCFLSIAGLMGAKPV
- the rpiA gene encoding ribose-5-phosphate isomerase RpiA, whose product is MTQDQLKQAVAQAAVDLILPKLDEKSVVGVGTGSTANFFIDALAQHKTAFDGAVASSEATAQRLKGHGIPVYELNSVSELEFYVDGADESDAHLNLIKGGGAALTREKIVAAVAKTFICIADASKLVPVLGAFALPVEVIPMARSHVARQLVKLGGDPVYREGVLTDNGNVILDVHNLQITNPVELEAQINAIVGVVTNGLFAARPADVLLLGTAEGVKTLKAE
- the ilvA gene encoding threonine ammonia-lyase, biosynthetic; amino-acid sequence: MLEQYVKKILTSRVYDVAVETPLHSAGQLSKRLGNSVLLKREDLQPVFSFKIRGAYNKLAQLSAEELARGVVTASAGNHAQGLALAARELGIKATIVMPKTTPEIKIEGVRSRGGKVVLHGDSFPEALAYSLKLVDEKGFVYIHPYDDPHTIAGQGTVAMEILRQHPGRLDAIFVPVGGGGLIAGIAAYVKYLRPEIKVIGVEPDDSNCLQAALAAGERVVLPQVGLFADGVAVAQIGQHTFDICRHHVDEVITVSTDEICAAIKDIYDDTRSITEPAGALGVAGIKKYVELKGVTGQTLVAIDSGANVNFDRLRHVAERAELGEKREAIIAVTIPERPGSFKAFCEAIGKRQITEFNYRKHTSDEAHIFVGVQTHPENDPRALLVQQLTEQDFPVTDLTDNELAKLHIRHMVGGHSAGASDEIVLRFEFPERPGALFNFLNKLGGRWNISMFHYRNHGAADGRVVAGLQVPEEERHLVPAALAKIGYPYWDETENPAYKLFLG